From Miscanthus floridulus cultivar M001 chromosome 15, ASM1932011v1, whole genome shotgun sequence, the proteins below share one genomic window:
- the LOC136507403 gene encoding probable xyloglucan galactosyltransferase GT14, which produces MAAAPWSSSAMPESEEEAERVRVREGTSSAFTSGGRSGARTCIARVLLVLSSWLLSCLLHFQYFHLSLSSFIAPRSAALVVLPIALDASFLPSPTVEADNRRRSASSSVVAASPSPSSPPSCEGRYVYMLDVPSRFDMLRDCVAGSPLFDDMWGWCAIKVNAGLGPKIGPAGGHGSDGDTDIIPSTGWYSTDQYSLEVIFRNWMRRYECLTDDPAAATAVYVQYYPALELQQHLCGFNTTVRDGRSEAFLRWLSSQRTWAALGGRDHFMVAAKTTWMFRREPGGSDEGCGNNFLGQPESRNMTVLTYESNIAVPYQSYFHPSSAGEVAAWQAHAGAAPRPFLLAFAGARRMKGQLAIRDRVFDVCEAAARRSRCGMLDCSHGLEGSITCRSPRKLVSLFTSARFCLQPRGDSFARRSSIDSVMAGCIPVFFHRPSTLKAQYRWHEPEPGRSNDGDRRYYVLINSKDVLEGRVDIEEELSRYTDEGVAAMREEVIKMIPRFLYKDPRVGFQGEMRDAFDITIDEMIARMRRIENGENLIWKGDDRDEDFAANDS; this is translated from the exons ATGGCAGCCGCGCCCTGGAGCTCAAGTGCGATGCCAGAGAGCGAGGAAGAGGCAGAGAGGGTGCGAGTGAGAGAGGGAACAAGCTCGGCATTCACTTCTGGAGGGCGCAGCGGTGCAAGGACGTGCATCGCACGTG TGCTCCTCGTACTCAGCTCATGGCTCCTCTCCTGTCTTCTCCACTTCCAGTACTTCCACCTGTCGCTCTCCTCCTTTATAGCACCCCGCTCCGCTGCTCTCGTCGTACTCCCCATCGCGCTGGATGCAAGCTTCCTTCCCTCCCCGACCGTCGAGGCTGACAACAGACGGCGGTCAGCATCGTCGTCGGTGGTGGCGGCGTCACCTTCGCCGTCGTCACCACCATCGTGCGAGGGACGGTATGTCTACATGCTGGACGTGCCATCACGGTTCGATATGCTCAGGGACTGCGTTGCCGGCTCGCCGTTGTTCGACGACATGTGGGGCTGGTGTGCAATCAAGGTCAATGCCGGGCTTGGCCCCAAGATTGGCCCCGCCGGCGGCCATGGCAGCGACGGTGACACAGATATCATCCCCAGCACCGGATG GTACAGCACGGACCAGTACTCGCTGGAGGTGATCTTCCGCAACTGGATGCGGCGGTACGAGTGCCTCACCGACGACCCCGCAGCGGCGACGGCGGTGTACGTGCAGTACTACCCCGCGCTGGAGCTGCAGCAGCACCTGTGCGGGTTCAACACCACGGTACGCGACGGCCGGTCGGAGGCGTTCCTGCGGTGGCTGTCTTCGCAGCGCACGTGGGCGGCGCTCGGCGGGCGCGACCACTTCATGGTGGCCGCCAAGACAACGTGGATGTTCCGGCGGGAGCCTGGCGGCAGCGACGAAGGGTGCGGCAACAACTTCCTCGGCCAGCCGGAGTCCCGGAACATGACGGTGCTCACGTACGAGTCCAACATCGCCGTGCCGTACCAGAGCTACTTCCACCCGTCGTCGGCCGGCGAGGTGGCCGCGTGGCAGGCGCACGCGGGGGCTGCTCCGCGCCCGTTCCTGTTGGCGTTCGCGGGCGCGCGGCGTATGAAGGGGCAGCTGGCCATCCGCGACCGCGTCTTCGACGTGTGCGAGGCCGCGGCGCGGCGCAGCCGGTGCGGGATGCTGGACTGCAGCCACGGCCTCGAGGGCAGCATCACCTGCCGGTCGCCGCGGAAGCTCGTCTCCCTCTTCACCTCCGCGCGCTTCTGCCTGCAGCCGCGTGGGGACTCCTTCGCGCGCCGCTCGTCCATTGACAGCGTCATGGCCGGTTGCATCCCCGTCTTCTTCCACCGGCCCTCCACGCTCAAGGCGCAGTACCGCTGGCACGAGCCAGAGCCGGGCAGAAGCAACGACGGCGACCGCCGGTACTACGTGCTCATCAACTCCAAAGACGTGCTGGAAGGGAGAGTCGACATCGAGGAGGAGCTGAGTAGGTACACGGATGAGGGGGTGGCCGCCATGAGGGAGGAGGTGATCAAGATGATCCCGAGGTTCCTGTACAAGGACCCCAGGGTGGGGTTCCAGGGGGAGATGAGGGACGCGTTCGACATCACTATTGACGAGATGATAGCCAGGATGAGGAGGATCGAGAATGGAGAGAATTTGATATGGAAGGGCGACGACAGGGATGAGGATTTCGCTGCGAACGATTCGTGA